The following is a genomic window from Methanococcoides sp. AM1.
GAAGAACTTTACCCTGAAAATGAGCATTATTGCCACAAAAGCAACTATCTTTAACAAAATGAACAGTATCTGCACAGCTGAAGGGAACTGGTCATATGTTGCCATGGTAACTACAATAGAGAGAAGAAATATGCCGATGATATCATCGAATATCGATGAGCTCAGCATCATGGAACCGGGTTTGCTTGACAGGTAATCCATATCTATCAATGTCCTGACAACTACCCCGATGCTGGTAGGGCTGAATGCAACTCCCATAAAGACACTCGTCAGAGTGCTGAACTGGAAATACATACCCAGCAGGAAACCGGCAGAAAAGGCTACAAGTATCTGGGACATACTTGCTATTGATGCTTTTTTGAACGATTCCCTGAGGTCGCGAAGATGTACTTCCTTATAGCCTGCCGTGAACAAAAGGAAAATAGCTCCCATTTCAGCAAGGAATGTGATGATCTCTGATTCCTGATGTATCAGAAATGTCCCAAGGACCACACCGGAAAGCAATTCACCAATGATGGAAGGAAAGCCAACTCTTTCGAACAGTTCACCAAAGACCTTTGCCAGAAGAAGGATCATCAGTATATAGAAGAGAACTTCCATTACCCAGAACCTCTTAACTTGTATACCTCTTTAAGGATATCGGGTTTGCATATGATACCTACAAGCTTCCCATCTTCAACAACACAAACACGGTCCATCTTGTGTTTGAGCATCATGTCAGCTGCCTCACAAAGAGGCTCATTTGAAGACATCGATACCGGATGAGGGATCATTATGTTCTTTGCTGTCTCACCCTGGGCTACCACTGCAGCATGATGTGTGTGATCCAGTCTTGGAGTTCTCTCCACAAGAAGGATACGAAGCATTACATCCTGATCGATTATGCCCACAAGTTCATAATTGTCATTCACCACAGGATATGTATGAAAATGATGCTTGCTAAAAATATTCAGGATCTCATCTAACGGATAATCCTCATGGATCGTTACAACATCTTTTGT
Proteins encoded in this region:
- a CDS encoding cation:proton antiporter is translated as MEVLFYILMILLLAKVFGELFERVGFPSIIGELLSGVVLGTFLIHQESEIITFLAEMGAIFLLFTAGYKEVHLRDLRESFKKASIASMSQILVAFSAGFLLGMYFQFSTLTSVFMGVAFSPTSIGVVVRTLIDMDYLSSKPGSMMLSSSIFDDIIGIFLLSIVVTMATYDQFPSAVQILFILLKIVAFVAIMLIFRVKFFPVLFAYVHKMHIKESIFAFVIMVALFSAYLAEVFGLHAVIGAFIGGVMISDISHAKIEHVQSKVTGVAYGIFVPIFFAFIGLSVNIATLQTVGLFSFAVVFLALAGKLVGGFAGGRLIGFDNYDSLIFGVGVMPRAGVELVLISIGKELGIIGDDIFSAIVLMVAVSIFVSPVLLKMAIQSKERTKSINT
- a CDS encoding HPP family protein encodes the protein MTDAGNEDCIQCGRSFSENCNKKLIEQVMTKDVVTIHEDYPLDEILNIFSKHHFHTYPVVNDNYELVGIIDQDVMLRILLVERTPRLDHTHHAAVVAQGETAKNIMIPHPVSMSSNEPLCEAADMMLKHKMDRVCVVEDGKLVGIICKPDILKEVYKLRGSG